The sequence ATATTGTAAAACAGTATCTCCTTAGAGATGAAATAGTTGGCGTTGTGATTACACATGGAACTGACACACTCGAAGAAACTGCGTACTTATTAGATTTAACGATAAACTCACCTAAACCAGTTGTATTAACTGGTTCGATGAAAAATTCTTCAGAACCTGATTGGGATGGTGAAAAAAATTTAATTGATTCAATAACAGTTGCAATTAGTGAAAATTGTAAAGATTTAGGTGTACTTGTTTGCATGAATGGTGAAATTAATGCAGCAAGTGAAGTTTCAAAAATTTATTCTGATGAAATCGAGTCATTCAAAAGCCTTGATTTTGGTTCACTCGGTTTTGTGTCGAAAGGCCGAGTTATAATTAATCGTCTACCGAGAAAAAGAGAATACATCCCCTCCGATA is a genomic window of Fervidobacterium sp. containing:
- a CDS encoding asparaginase, which codes for MSKPKVALIFTGGTISMRIDESTGGAVPYLSGNELIELVPALQDIAEIEIYDFGKYPGPHMTLDLMMQLKNIVKQYLLRDEIVGVVITHGTDTLEETAYLLDLTINSPKPVVLTGSMKNSSEPDWDGEKNLIDSITVAISENCKDLGVLVCMNGEINAASEVSKIYSDEIESFKSLDFGSLGFVSKGRVIINRLPRKREYIPSD